AGTTGGGTTTTTGTAGACAATTTCTTAAAACCGAGAAGTAGGTTCCTAGAGATGCTCTAATGAGCATCCTATTTTTTTATCATGTCAAGGATGCTCCATGTTTATTAGTAGCAAGATAAATATCACAGCCTCTGTAAGTGTAGGGTAACTAGATAGTTTCATCGCATCATGAAGTTCTGAAACAAAATTAAGCTTAAATTCTACATAGCGATCTCATAAATCACCTTAAGTTGATAGACAATGTCATCATTCTTTTCTGCGGTTGTATTGATACAATAATCTATGGAAAATAACCTCGATTATCGAAGTGAGATCCTCTATATTTTGACAGAAGTGATTTGTGCTCTCGGTCGAGTTCAAAAAACTTTTTCCTCTCGCCATTGGTTGCATTTGTCTAGCGAGCAAGggccaaatttcgtgttttgacccttttccgatagaaattcaggatctgaccccggtTTGAAAAAAattcgggatttgaccctttttcttaccgccaggggctctggcggtaggtttagacagcctaccgccagggcccctggcggtagggtacaTATCCACGTCAGCACGTGGAGacggccgccgtccccctccgtcgcaccctaccgccaagacacctggcggtaggctgtctaaccctaccgctgGAGCCCATGGAGGTAGGGTCCAGGCAGTTATTTCGCCCGAGACCCCGCGCCCCTGCCcatctccccacccctccccccccccccccccccccccccccccccccgtcggcagttcctctttttctcccccaagtcgcccctctctccctctctcatctcctccactctccCCCTCGGATCTTCACCGTTTCTTCATCGTTTTTGCGGATCAAGATGGCCCCGAAGAGAGAAATGTAAGCTCCTCCAATCCCTCCAATTATTTTTTGCAAACTTGTTTccgattcgacgcattatttgcttgaaatccctcatatttttgaacttagattggatttttttacctaagattgttttagcttgattgtagttctagttcttagttctttagtaactagtggtattgaatatgaactctaatcaatagttcatatgttagtgtgaagatgaaccctagttcataacttttttttgttaaaaaaagtatgatgtaatgttgatatgaggatgaaccctagtttgatgatgcgtgttgatatgatgatatgatgtagtgtgaagatgaaccctagttttatgatgcatgttgatatgatgatatgaagatgttgtttggaaaaaatatttaaaaatatgatgatatgatgtatgttggaggattttttttatatgatgcatgttgatatgatttgatccatcatgtgtagtagatgttgttggaCGAATATGCTTAAGATtttattttgatatgatgcatgttgatatgattttgatttgatttgatttcattgtttgtttatgtatgcttatgcttatgatgcttttgtttatgaaattctattaaggcggccacctcttgcggacaacatcggcccacggtactccatgctggactgggcattcgacaagggtcatcgtgcccgtttcatagagaacggagaggtaagtgatatgaatgaaatattcatcaaagttttcggattgatgaaaataatttcctaacttttggcgttcactttttgacagatgctccagccactgcgcatgaggggtcacggggttcatgggcatatggactacgaCGAGCGCTACGCGCCGTTCTTCAAGAAAGCCCGTCTGTTGGGTTTTGTGTTGCAGTTCAAGCGTCagccgccgacgcttgtccacGCAGCTCTGACAGCGTTGATTGACCGGTGGCgaccggagacccattctttccatctgccatgcggggagatgacggtgaccctCGAGGATTGGGCGATGATTACTGCCATGCTGATCGAGGGTCATGCACTCACCGGGTGAGTGGAGAGGACCAACTGGCAGCAGAGGGTTGCCACCCTCATCGGAGACTGCCCCGCTGCTAAGGGTAACCGTACATCTGGTGTGTCGTTGACCTGGCTCTCGGAGCACCGGCAGACATGCCCCGAAGGCGCCGACGAGACGACTGTGGAGTGGTACGCGAGGGCCTACCTGTGGTATATTCTCACGGAGGTCGTGTTTCCAGATAGCTCCGGGAACTCTGCCAACTGGTCGTATCTCTTCTTCCTAGCGgactgggatgcagggtacagttgggggaccgcatctctcgcctacctataccgttcggtaagagagTATCTAATTGCCTTCCTACCTATGAAAGTGTGTCCATGACATTTTGttatatctgatcctcatttgatgTTTTGCATCTTGACAACGCAACGCAGAGGAcgggagacaagtccaatatgggtggctttgtctgggccttttccatttggatgtgggagcggctgcCGATGGGGTGTCCGGAGAAGATGCCAAGACGCCCATGGGGTGCCTATAGCGAAGACGGTGACGAGACTCGACACTCCACCGTAGCTTACGAgtgggacgttgtcaaactctacacgggcctaaacaagacttcgtacaaGACCTACACCAACGAGTTGGACGCTTTGACGCATACGCAGGTATATGAACTCGCTAAACACATTTCTCTTTGATTCCACTTTTGACCGAGAGTGGGAACTTACCAATGTATATGTAATAGGTAAACTGGTGGCCGTATGACCGAGAGTGGGACTTCGATCTGAACATGATGTGCGATGCGGACAGAGGTCTTtggcggtgcatcgtgcccatgatctgtCAGGGCCCCTGCATATTTCGTTACAGAAGGTTTGTACGGCAAAACCCAggcacaccctaccgccaggggctctggcggtagggttagacagcctaccgccaggggggGCGGCGGTAgggtacttatccacgtcagcacaaGCAAACGGCCGCCatccccctccgtcgcaccctaccgccagaggccctggcggtaggctgtctaaccctgACGCCAGGGCCCCCGGCGGTAGCAAAATGGTCAAATCCCAAATTGTTTTCAAACCGGGGTCAGATCCTAAATTTCTAtcgaaaaagggtcaaaacacgaaattttgccgcgAGCAAGCATCTGATCCATTGGTTGCATGTCAGGATAACAAAGCAAGTTACTGGAGCACTTCCTAACAGGAAGGAAAATACAAGAGATAGCCAACAAAAACCACACCGCGACACTCACTACCTTTGTTAGCTTCGTGTAACACGGCATGGACCAGCACCGGCCTGATCCATCTTTCTGTCTGAACACAACTATTTTAGCAGCCACATATCAAATAGTTTTCTGAAGTAGTGCACGACAACTGCAGGAATTCAGAGAAAGAAATCATTTCGTTGCAAGAGTAGGAAGTAGCTCAACAACAAACCCAACTAAATCCACCTTCCCCAACAATAACCACTCCTATAAGAACACACCAATTCGAATGCCAAAAGCACAAACAGCATCTAGCTCCCCAAAGCCTCCAGCCAAGAAAAAGCATCTGTCTTCCACTAGTAATCCAAGGAGAGGATTCATCGAATGGCGCCGAGAACCATGTCAAGCAGCAGCAGCATCCTCCTGGCAGCGGCTGTGGCGGCGCTGCTGGTGGCGTCGGCATCGGCGCAGTCCGGGTGCACGGCAGCGCTCGTCGGCCTTTACCCGTGCTTGAACTACATCAGCGGCAACGACACGGCGCCCACCAAGTCCTGCTGCTCGCAGCTGAGCTCCGTCGTGCAGTCCCAGCCGCAGTGCCTCTGCAGCGCGCTCGGCGGCGACTCGTCGTCGCTCGGCGGCATGACCATCAACAAGACGCGCGCGCTCGAGCTCCCCAAGGCGTGCAACGTGCAGACCCCGCCGGCGAGCAAGTGCAACGGTGGTGGCAGTGCTCCGGGCGCCGCCACGCCGACCACTCCCGAGGTGCAGGCACCGGCTGGCTCTGGATCCAAGACGACCCCGTCGGCGTACCTGCAGGAGAACGGCGGCTCGTCACTCCAGGGCCCGGCTGGGCTGGTGTTCGCCCTCGCGGCTGCTGCGGTCTACGCCGTGTCCTCTCTGTGAGCGTCTGGGGGCGCGCTAGCTGGATGGTAGTTCAAAAATGTATTTCTTTCTCGGTATTACTATTGGGTTTAGCATTGGGCATTGGTGATTGGTGAGGACCGAGAGGATTATATTATTATTGGTTGTTTTCTTTGAGTCTCAGTATATGATCAACAACGGTAAACATCGAATTTTTTTTTCAAGAAGAAATGAGAGTGATGACAAAACCAATAGGATTATATGTGGTAGAATGCCCCTAATGATATTGTGATTGCagcatttttcctatattttagcAAACACACTATCTACTAAATTAAACAAGACAGAGGACATTGTCACCTTGTTTAATTCTAACACAGAAGTTGTCTGAAATATTCAGAAATACCTATCTACTAAATTAAACAAGACAGGGGACatttacactttaaaatatgtctatatacatccgtatgtagttcgtaatgaaatttctaaaaagacctatatttaggaacggagggagtattgttgATCTATCTGTAAATAATAGGTGTAGTTTTGACTCATTGTAAATTATGTACCTACTAAGGAGCCGTTCGGAAACTCTCCGGCTCCACGCGAGGAGCTGAGC
This window of the Triticum aestivum cultivar Chinese Spring chromosome 5D, IWGSC CS RefSeq v2.1, whole genome shotgun sequence genome carries:
- the LOC123123164 gene encoding non-specific lipid transfer protein GPI-anchored 5, producing the protein MAPRTMSSSSSILLAAAVAALLVASASAQSGCTAALVGLYPCLNYISGNDTAPTKSCCSQLSSVVQSQPQCLCSALGGDSSSLGGMTINKTRALELPKACNVQTPPASKCNGGGSAPGAATPTTPEVQAPAGSGSKTTPSAYLQENGGSSLQGPAGLVFALAAAAVYAVSSL